One region of Baekduia soli genomic DNA includes:
- the der gene encoding ribosome biogenesis GTPase Der — protein MSTDAPMTRGPKVAILGYPNVGKSSLVNRLSETRVAVVHERPGVTRDRHEVPCEWNGRRFTLIDTGGMDFLDDDPMAGSIREQAQAAMADADLGVLVVDAQAGARPGDAELADLLRRWHKPVIVAANKVDDVKDTSLALDFHRLGLGDPLPVSAAQGLGTGDLLDRVVELLPEGDAVDEDDDIIRLALIGRPNVGKSSLVNRFMNSERVIVSEVAGTTRDAIDLPLEVDGRRVIVVDTAGMRRQSKVTESVEYYTTLRSQRAVERADVALVICDAHDGVTAQDLRIADLAMREGCATALVLNKWDIAAMEESDLDHERAKVRNKLRLRPKVLTVSAKSGRNVERLLKEAIILGDRVSTRIPTPQLNRFISEVVQERQPPAKQGSRLRLLYMSQFETRPPRFAIQINSRNRVTRDYAYFIENRLRARYGMDGIPLIIDFNERGSRREGKHAER, from the coding sequence ATGAGCACCGACGCGCCCATGACCCGCGGCCCGAAGGTCGCGATCCTCGGCTACCCCAACGTCGGCAAGTCCTCGCTGGTCAACCGGCTCAGCGAGACCCGCGTGGCCGTGGTGCACGAGCGCCCCGGCGTCACGCGCGACCGCCACGAGGTGCCGTGCGAGTGGAACGGCCGGCGCTTCACGCTCATCGACACCGGCGGCATGGACTTCCTCGACGACGACCCGATGGCCGGGTCGATCCGCGAGCAGGCCCAGGCCGCGATGGCCGACGCCGACCTCGGCGTCCTGGTCGTCGACGCCCAGGCCGGGGCGCGGCCCGGGGACGCGGAGCTGGCCGACCTGCTGCGCCGCTGGCACAAGCCGGTCATCGTCGCCGCCAACAAGGTCGACGACGTCAAGGACACGTCCCTGGCGCTGGACTTCCACCGCCTCGGCCTCGGCGACCCGCTGCCGGTCAGCGCCGCGCAGGGCCTGGGCACGGGCGACCTGCTGGACCGCGTGGTCGAGCTGCTGCCCGAGGGCGACGCCGTCGACGAGGACGACGACATCATCCGCCTGGCCCTCATCGGGCGCCCGAACGTCGGCAAGTCCTCGCTGGTCAACCGCTTCATGAACTCCGAGCGCGTGATCGTCAGCGAGGTGGCGGGCACCACGCGCGATGCGATCGACCTGCCCCTCGAGGTCGACGGCCGCCGCGTCATCGTCGTCGACACGGCGGGCATGCGCCGGCAGTCCAAGGTCACCGAGTCGGTCGAGTACTACACCACCCTGCGCTCGCAGCGGGCGGTCGAGCGCGCCGACGTCGCCCTCGTGATCTGCGACGCCCACGACGGCGTCACCGCCCAGGACCTGCGCATCGCCGATCTCGCGATGCGCGAGGGGTGCGCCACCGCGCTCGTGCTCAACAAGTGGGACATCGCCGCCATGGAGGAGTCCGACCTCGACCACGAGCGGGCCAAGGTCCGCAACAAGCTGCGCCTGCGACCCAAGGTCCTCACCGTGTCGGCCAAGAGCGGGCGCAACGTCGAGCGGCTGCTCAAGGAGGCGATCATCCTCGGCGACCGCGTCAGCACGCGCATCCCGACCCCGCAGCTCAACCGCTTCATCAGCGAGGTCGTGCAGGAGCGCCAGCCGCCGGCCAAGCAGGGCAGCCGGCTGCGCCTGCTCTACATGTCGCAGTTCGAGACGCGCCCGCCGCGGTTCGCCATCCAGATCAACTCGCGCAACCGGGTGACGCGCGACTACGCCTACTTCATCGAGAATCGGCTGCGTGCTCGCTACGGGATGGACGGGATCCCCCTGATCATCGACTTCAACGAGCGGGGCAGCCGGCGTGAGGGCAAGCACGCCGAGCGCTAG
- the metK gene encoding methionine adenosyltransferase, which produces MSQYADNEYLFTSESVTEGHPDKVADQISDGVLDACLADDPGSRVACETLVNTGLVVVSGEITTETYVDIQEVARETIRKIGYVDADLGFSADSAAVLNAIDKQSPDIAQGVDQADEARSEGSTDELDIAGAGDQGMMFGYASNETANLMPAPITLAHQLAERLAAVRKDGTLDYLRPDGKTQVSVRYVDGRPVAVEKLLISTQHAERATRRQITDDLWEHVVLPVLPAELYDANALRKEFLVNPTGRFVIGGPVGDAGLTGRKIIVDTYGGFARHGGGAFSGKDPSKVDRSAAYAARWVAKNVVAAGLADRAEVQVAYAIGVAHPVSVMVETFGTEKIGRGRIAELVDAHFDLRPGAFRAALDLHRPIYQKTAAYGHFGRDDDDFTWERTDKAAALAEAAGLTEPATA; this is translated from the coding sequence ATGAGCCAGTACGCCGACAACGAATACCTGTTCACCTCTGAGTCTGTGACCGAGGGCCATCCCGACAAGGTCGCCGATCAGATCTCCGATGGCGTCCTGGATGCCTGCCTGGCCGATGATCCCGGCTCGCGTGTGGCGTGCGAGACGTTGGTCAACACGGGGTTGGTGGTGGTCTCGGGCGAGATCACGACCGAGACCTATGTCGACATCCAGGAGGTGGCCCGCGAGACGATCAGAAAGATCGGCTACGTCGACGCCGACCTGGGCTTCAGCGCGGACTCCGCGGCGGTGCTCAACGCGATCGACAAGCAGTCGCCCGACATCGCCCAGGGCGTCGACCAGGCCGATGAGGCGCGGTCGGAGGGCTCGACCGACGAGCTCGACATCGCCGGGGCGGGTGACCAGGGGATGATGTTCGGCTACGCCTCCAACGAGACGGCCAACCTCATGCCGGCGCCGATCACGTTGGCCCATCAGCTGGCCGAGCGCCTGGCGGCGGTGCGCAAGGACGGCACGCTGGACTACCTGCGCCCGGACGGCAAGACGCAGGTGTCGGTGCGCTACGTCGACGGCCGGCCGGTGGCGGTCGAGAAGCTGCTGATCTCCACCCAGCACGCCGAGCGCGCCACGCGCCGGCAGATCACCGACGACCTGTGGGAGCACGTCGTGCTGCCCGTGCTGCCGGCCGAGCTCTACGACGCCAACGCGCTGCGCAAGGAGTTCTTGGTCAACCCGACCGGGCGCTTCGTCATCGGCGGACCCGTCGGCGACGCCGGGCTGACCGGGCGCAAGATCATCGTCGACACCTACGGCGGCTTCGCCCGTCACGGCGGCGGGGCGTTCAGCGGCAAGGACCCGTCCAAGGTCGATCGCTCGGCCGCCTACGCGGCGCGCTGGGTGGCCAAGAACGTCGTGGCCGCCGGCCTGGCCGACCGCGCCGAGGTCCAGGTGGCCTACGCCATCGGCGTCGCGCACCCGGTCTCGGTGATGGTCGAGACGTTCGGCACCGAGAAGATCGGCCGCGGCCGGATCGCCGAGCTCGTCGACGCGCACTTCGACCTGCGTCCCGGCGCGTTCCGCGCCGCGCTGGACCTGCACCGCCCGATCTACCAGAAGACCGCCGCCTACGGCCACTTCGGCCGTGACGACGACGACTTCACCTGGGAGCGGACCGACAAGGCCGCCGCCCTGGCCGAGGCCGCCGGCCTCACCGAGCCCGCCACGGCCTAG
- a CDS encoding PH domain-containing protein has product MDLHPGEQIVFEGHPSWRGVLSFYLKGLVLAVVVGAILLFAVSTAIGIVAFVVVMAVVVLVGFVMRMATTFIISTERLHIRTGILSKHVQQTSVDRIQNVNTDQSLVDRVLRVGKVDFDTAGTDDSDFTFRGIASPGDVVAAVDRARRAHDRTASSPQPL; this is encoded by the coding sequence ATGGACCTGCACCCCGGCGAGCAGATCGTCTTCGAGGGCCACCCGTCGTGGCGCGGCGTGCTGAGCTTCTACCTCAAGGGCCTGGTCCTCGCCGTGGTCGTGGGGGCGATCCTGCTGTTCGCCGTCTCGACCGCGATCGGCATCGTGGCCTTCGTCGTGGTCATGGCGGTCGTCGTCCTCGTCGGCTTCGTCATGCGGATGGCGACGACGTTCATCATCAGCACCGAGCGTCTGCACATCCGCACGGGCATCCTGTCCAAGCACGTGCAGCAGACCAGCGTCGACCGCATCCAGAACGTCAACACCGACCAGTCGCTCGTCGACCGCGTCCTGCGCGTGGGCAAGGTCGACTTCGACACGGCCGGCACCGACGACTCGGACTTCACCTTCCGCGGCATCGCCAGCCCGGGCGACGTCGTGGCGGCCGTGGACCGCGCCCGCCGCGCGCACGACCGCACGGCGAGCTCGCCTCAGCCCTTGTAG
- the priA gene encoding replication restart helicase PriA: MSHIVQVEPLTTARALRGPFDYVRPDGTDVGSLLEVPFGRQRLTAVVTGVVDHSEHRLAAPLRVLPDALPADLVDLGLWLAREYASTPARALSLLLPPRGARERVQLWAHRTPDGDAAIQAEAHLGATELRLTGKQGALLQALPRFAGPDLGALRRLEARGLVEIGPRGRRRAPQHTAVGIRRPQPGLTADQQDALDAILATAATDRPERLLLHGVTGSGKTEVYLRAAAATLERGRAVLILVPEIGLTPQMIDRFVGRFGDTVAVLHSKLGAGERYDEWRRLRSGAARVCVGPRSAVFAPMDRLGLVVVDEEHDGSYKNEGDPRYDARLVAEKRALQHGAVLVCGSATPRPESVHALRRVRLPRRVDGSSMPAVEIVDLRHAPGAVHPRTHEALVDARKAIVLLNRRGWSNFLTCRSCGRVWECPQCDVALVLHRSQDRVACHHCGHAEAVPGTCPDCGSISIARHGAGTERLEHDLAALGRPVLRLDADVRHAGPVLAAFERADSAILVGTQVVAKGHDFPDVDLGVVLDADATLRFPDFRAEERTFALVTQLAGRAGRGNAGARVLVQTIDPTAPAIAFAARHDSDGFLRGELERREALRYPPFSTLIRIVCSSESTGVAHAAATAIHARLPGALGPAPLFRLRGRERSQVVLKGPVGPGRRAAVEQADAAVREVSADKAYKAAAFSVDVDAQ, translated from the coding sequence GTGTCGCACATCGTCCAGGTCGAGCCGCTCACGACGGCCCGCGCGCTGCGCGGGCCGTTCGACTACGTGCGCCCCGACGGCACCGACGTCGGCTCGCTCCTGGAGGTCCCGTTCGGGCGCCAGCGGCTCACCGCGGTCGTCACCGGCGTCGTCGATCACTCCGAGCACCGGCTGGCCGCGCCGCTGCGCGTGCTGCCCGACGCGCTGCCCGCCGACCTCGTCGACCTCGGGCTGTGGCTGGCGCGGGAGTACGCCTCGACGCCGGCCCGGGCGCTGTCGCTGCTGCTGCCGCCCCGGGGCGCGCGCGAGCGGGTGCAGCTGTGGGCGCACCGGACCCCCGACGGCGACGCCGCCATCCAGGCCGAGGCCCATCTGGGGGCCACCGAGCTGCGCCTGACGGGCAAGCAGGGCGCGCTGCTGCAGGCGCTGCCGCGGTTCGCGGGCCCCGACCTCGGCGCGCTGCGCCGCCTGGAGGCCCGCGGCCTGGTCGAGATCGGGCCGCGCGGCCGGCGCCGCGCGCCGCAGCACACCGCGGTCGGTATCCGCCGGCCCCAGCCCGGCCTGACCGCCGACCAGCAGGACGCGCTGGACGCCATCCTGGCCACCGCCGCGACCGACCGGCCCGAGCGCCTGCTGCTGCACGGCGTGACCGGGTCGGGCAAGACCGAGGTCTACCTGCGCGCGGCGGCCGCGACCCTCGAGCGCGGACGGGCGGTGCTCATCCTCGTGCCCGAGATCGGGCTGACGCCGCAGATGATCGACCGCTTCGTCGGGCGCTTCGGCGACACGGTGGCCGTCCTGCACTCCAAGCTCGGCGCCGGCGAGCGCTACGACGAGTGGCGCCGGCTGCGGTCGGGCGCCGCGCGGGTGTGCGTGGGGCCGCGCAGCGCGGTGTTCGCGCCGATGGACCGGCTCGGCCTCGTCGTCGTCGACGAGGAGCACGACGGCTCCTACAAGAACGAGGGCGACCCTCGTTACGACGCCCGCCTCGTCGCCGAGAAGCGCGCGCTGCAGCACGGCGCGGTCCTCGTGTGCGGCAGCGCGACGCCGCGCCCGGAGTCCGTGCACGCCCTGCGGCGCGTCCGGCTGCCGCGGCGGGTGGACGGGTCGTCGATGCCGGCGGTCGAGATCGTCGACCTGCGCCACGCGCCGGGCGCCGTGCACCCCCGGACGCACGAGGCGCTCGTGGACGCGCGCAAGGCCATCGTGCTGCTCAACCGCCGCGGCTGGTCGAACTTCCTGACGTGCCGGTCCTGCGGCCGGGTGTGGGAGTGCCCGCAGTGCGACGTCGCGCTGGTCCTGCACCGCTCGCAGGACCGCGTGGCCTGCCACCACTGCGGCCACGCCGAGGCGGTGCCCGGCACCTGCCCGGACTGCGGGTCGATCTCCATCGCCCGCCACGGCGCGGGGACCGAGCGCCTGGAGCACGACCTGGCGGCGCTCGGGCGGCCCGTGCTGCGCCTGGACGCCGACGTGCGCCACGCCGGGCCGGTGCTCGCCGCGTTCGAGCGGGCCGACTCGGCGATCCTCGTCGGCACCCAGGTCGTCGCCAAGGGCCACGACTTCCCCGACGTCGACCTCGGCGTCGTCCTCGACGCCGACGCGACGCTGCGCTTCCCCGACTTCCGCGCCGAGGAGCGCACGTTCGCCCTGGTGACCCAGCTCGCCGGCCGCGCGGGCCGCGGCAACGCGGGCGCGCGGGTGCTCGTGCAGACCATCGACCCGACCGCGCCGGCGATCGCCTTCGCCGCCCGCCACGACAGCGACGGCTTCCTGCGCGGCGAGCTCGAGCGCCGCGAGGCGCTGCGCTATCCGCCGTTCTCGACGCTCATCCGGATCGTCTGCTCGTCGGAGTCCACGGGCGTGGCGCACGCGGCGGCGACGGCGATCCACGCGCGGCTGCCGGGTGCGCTGGGTCCGGCGCCGCTGTTCCGCCTGCGCGGGCGCGAGCGCAGCCAGGTCGTCCTGAAGGGCCCGGTGGGCCCGGGCCGCCGCGCGGCGGTGGAGCAGGCCGACGCCGCGGTGCGCGAGGTCAGCGCCGACAAGGCCTACAAGGCCGCGGCGTTCAGCGTGGACGTGGACGCGCAGTGA
- the def gene encoding peptide deformylase, translated as MAEHHEDLDEAPEPPILDPETLARRRAALAHVRKFGDPVLRARAREVDRFDEDLRTEIARMGLLMHDAYGIGLAATQVGILHRVLVYRVEGDSPVNALVNPVVEWSSKEQEWAEEGCLSLPAVHVDVERPVHVRVRAQDEQGEAILVEASGLEARVIQHELDHLDGVLILDRTPRDQRKEGMRALRAALDTAADAAS; from the coding sequence GTGGCCGAGCACCACGAAGACCTCGACGAGGCCCCCGAGCCTCCGATCCTCGATCCCGAGACGCTGGCCCGCCGGCGCGCGGCGCTGGCGCACGTGCGCAAGTTCGGCGATCCCGTGCTGCGGGCCCGGGCGCGCGAGGTCGACCGCTTCGACGAGGACCTGCGCACCGAGATCGCCCGCATGGGTCTGCTCATGCACGACGCCTACGGGATCGGGCTCGCCGCGACCCAGGTCGGGATCCTGCACCGCGTCCTCGTCTACCGCGTCGAGGGCGACAGCCCGGTCAACGCCCTGGTCAACCCGGTCGTCGAGTGGTCCAGCAAGGAGCAGGAGTGGGCCGAGGAGGGCTGCCTGAGCCTGCCGGCCGTCCACGTCGACGTCGAGCGCCCGGTCCACGTCCGGGTCCGGGCCCAGGACGAGCAGGGCGAGGCCATCCTCGTCGAGGCCAGCGGCCTGGAGGCCCGGGTCATCCAGCACGAGCTCGACCACCTCGACGGCGTGCTCATCCTCGACCGCACCCCGCGCGACCAGCGCAAGGAGGGCATGCGCGCGCTGCGCGCCGCCCTCGACACGGCCGCCGACGCGGCTTCGTGA
- a CDS encoding methionyl-tRNA formyltransferase, producing MTAVVYLGTSDFAAAVLRGLAAGPHRPALVVTRPDARQGRGRRVAPPPVAVAARELGIAVDQPASVNDPEAVARIAQAGDGDGVAVVLCAFGALVKEPLLTDHDILNVHPSLLPRWRGAAPVERAIMAGDTETGVSIMRLVAALDAGPVYATGVVPIGPQDDYGTVAARLQEASIALLTDVLDHPREPVPQPEDGVTYAEKLSARDRTLDLTRPAEENARIVRALHSHIGARIALPDGSFLGVHEARTGEDGTLELVTVQPAGGRPMAYADYLRGHPPAGAG from the coding sequence GTGACCGCGGTCGTCTACCTCGGCACCTCGGACTTCGCGGCCGCCGTCCTGCGCGGCCTGGCCGCCGGCCCGCACCGCCCCGCGCTCGTGGTCACGCGGCCCGACGCCCGCCAGGGCCGCGGCCGCCGCGTCGCGCCGCCGCCCGTCGCGGTCGCCGCCCGCGAGCTGGGCATCGCCGTCGACCAGCCGGCGTCCGTCAACGATCCGGAGGCCGTCGCCCGGATCGCGCAGGCCGGCGACGGCGACGGCGTGGCCGTCGTGCTCTGCGCGTTCGGCGCGCTGGTCAAGGAGCCGCTGCTCACCGACCACGACATCCTCAACGTCCACCCGTCGCTGCTGCCGCGCTGGCGGGGCGCCGCTCCCGTCGAGCGCGCGATCATGGCCGGTGACACGGAGACCGGCGTGTCGATCATGCGCCTGGTAGCGGCCCTGGACGCGGGTCCCGTGTACGCCACGGGGGTCGTGCCGATCGGCCCGCAGGACGACTACGGGACGGTGGCCGCGCGCCTGCAGGAGGCCTCCATCGCCCTGCTGACCGACGTGCTGGACCATCCGCGCGAGCCCGTGCCCCAGCCCGAGGACGGCGTGACCTACGCCGAGAAGCTCAGCGCCCGGGACCGCACGCTGGACCTCACGCGCCCCGCGGAGGAGAACGCCCGCATCGTGCGGGCCCTGCACTCGCACATCGGGGCGCGCATCGCGCTGCCCGACGGCAGCTTCCTCGGCGTCCACGAGGCCCGGACCGGCGAGGACGGGACGCTGGAGCTCGTGACGGTCCAGCCGGCCGGCGGCCGGCCCATGGCCTACGCCGACTACCTGCGCGGCCACCCGCCCGCCGGCGCGGGCTGA
- the rsmB gene encoding 16S rRNA (cytosine(967)-C(5))-methyltransferase RsmB — MPASPARRAAMEVVRRAIEQGAYADRALHGASAGLDARDRALAKRLAFGTVQRRGTLDWVIDRHVQRRLDPEVRAALQLGLYQLLYTEIPRHAAVAESVELAKPNPGAKLVNAVLRKVLREGAALPGDDNPKDAAVHHAHPEWLVLLWWDWLGADETRALLAADNEPAELALRINPLAGVEVDLPGRREDDALVVQGPIDVLAHPLYRAGAITPQSRASQRVARILDPQPGERILDLCAAPGGKTTHLAALMGDRGEIVAVERHARRAEALRVQAQRMHATSVKIHVADAREVTPQALGGTFDRVLVDPPCSGLGTLSSHPDLRWRASPEGIEQLRAEQEDIVAAARGALAPGGRLVFSTCTLSPREEIVGGVAVRTLPHRDGTDGFYIAVDG; from the coding sequence GTGCCCGCCAGTCCCGCACGCCGAGCTGCCATGGAGGTCGTGCGGCGCGCCATCGAGCAGGGCGCCTACGCCGACCGCGCCCTGCACGGCGCCTCCGCCGGCCTGGACGCCCGCGACCGCGCGCTCGCCAAGCGCCTGGCCTTCGGCACCGTGCAGCGCCGCGGCACCCTGGACTGGGTCATCGACCGCCACGTCCAGCGCCGCCTGGACCCGGAGGTGCGCGCCGCCCTGCAGCTCGGCCTCTACCAGCTGCTCTACACGGAGATCCCGCGCCACGCCGCCGTGGCCGAGAGCGTCGAGCTGGCCAAGCCCAACCCCGGCGCCAAGCTCGTCAACGCCGTGCTGCGCAAGGTCCTGCGCGAGGGCGCCGCGCTCCCCGGCGACGACAACCCCAAGGACGCGGCCGTCCACCACGCCCATCCCGAGTGGCTTGTGCTGCTGTGGTGGGACTGGCTCGGTGCGGACGAGACGCGCGCGCTGCTGGCCGCCGACAACGAGCCCGCCGAGCTGGCGCTGCGCATCAACCCGCTGGCCGGCGTCGAGGTCGACCTGCCCGGCCGCCGCGAGGACGACGCCCTGGTCGTGCAGGGCCCGATCGACGTCCTGGCCCACCCGCTGTACCGGGCCGGGGCGATCACCCCGCAGTCGCGCGCCTCGCAGCGCGTCGCCCGGATCCTCGACCCCCAGCCCGGCGAGCGCATCCTCGACCTCTGCGCCGCGCCCGGCGGCAAGACGACCCACCTGGCCGCGCTCATGGGCGACCGGGGCGAGATCGTCGCCGTCGAGCGCCACGCGCGCCGCGCCGAGGCACTGCGCGTCCAGGCGCAGCGCATGCACGCCACGAGCGTGAAGATCCACGTGGCCGACGCCCGCGAGGTGACGCCGCAGGCGCTCGGCGGCACGTTCGACCGCGTCCTGGTCGATCCCCCGTGCAGCGGCCTGGGCACCCTGAGCTCGCACCCCGACCTGCGCTGGCGCGCCTCGCCGGAGGGCATCGAGCAGCTGCGCGCCGAGCAGGAGGACATCGTCGCCGCGGCCCGCGGCGCGCTGGCCCCGGGCGGGCGCCTCGTCTTCTCGACGTGCACGCTCTCGCCGCGCGAGGAGATCGTCGGGGGCGTGGCGGTGCGCACCCTCCCGCATCGAGACGGGACCGACGGCTTCTATATTGCCGTCGATGGCTGA
- a CDS encoding YfgJ family double zinc ribbon protein, translated as MADRGGGDRKGLSEPRPLGLTCPGCGEPWLRPSTLPGRYRCVNCLHRFELRSVCPDCGEHSTIVRMSSTATTVCNHCGGSMLVEV; from the coding sequence ATGGCTGACCGCGGCGGGGGAGACAGGAAGGGCCTGAGCGAGCCCCGTCCGCTCGGCCTCACGTGCCCCGGCTGCGGCGAGCCCTGGCTGCGCCCGAGCACCCTGCCGGGGCGCTACCGCTGCGTGAACTGCCTGCACCGCTTCGAGCTGCGCTCCGTGTGCCCCGACTGCGGCGAGCACTCGACGATCGTCCGCATGTCCTCGACGGCGACGACGGTCTGCAACCACTGCGGCGGCTCGATGCTCGTGGAGGTCTGA
- the rpe gene encoding ribulose-phosphate 3-epimerase translates to MPPPRIAPSILAADFTRLGAQVAEVVDAGARIIHVDIMDGHFVPTLSMGPQVLSALRDLDLGVEFDVHLMVERPERFVADFASAGADAITVHAEATPHVHYAVQRIRELGCRAGVAVCPSTPLAIYGELDVDRALCMTVNPGWGGQAFIPGSPDRIRRLRALLGDEPDLEVDGGIDASTAGPSAAAGATLFVAGSAVFGAPDPATAYAEIAAAAGCSQP, encoded by the coding sequence ATGCCGCCGCCGCGGATCGCCCCGTCCATCCTGGCCGCGGACTTCACGCGGCTCGGGGCGCAGGTCGCCGAGGTCGTCGACGCCGGGGCCCGCATCATCCACGTCGACATCATGGACGGCCACTTCGTGCCGACGCTGTCCATGGGCCCCCAGGTGCTCTCGGCGCTGCGCGACCTCGACCTCGGCGTCGAGTTCGACGTCCACCTCATGGTGGAGCGCCCGGAGCGGTTCGTCGCCGACTTCGCGTCGGCCGGGGCCGACGCGATCACCGTCCACGCCGAGGCCACGCCGCACGTCCACTACGCCGTGCAGCGGATCCGCGAGCTGGGCTGCCGCGCCGGCGTGGCGGTCTGCCCGTCGACCCCGCTGGCGATCTACGGCGAGCTCGACGTCGACCGGGCGCTGTGCATGACCGTCAACCCGGGCTGGGGCGGCCAGGCCTTCATCCCCGGCTCACCCGACCGCATCCGGCGGCTGCGCGCCCTGCTGGGCGACGAGCCCGACCTCGAGGTCGACGGGGGCATCGACGCCTCCACCGCGGGCCCGTCGGCCGCCGCCGGCGCCACGCTGTTCGTGGCCGGCAGCGCCGTGTTCGGCGCGCCGGACCCCGCGACCGCCTACGCCGAGATCGCCGCGGCGGCGGGGTGTAGCCAGCCGTAA
- a CDS encoding response regulator produces the protein MSTKVLIVDDHPTFRSTARLLLESEGFDVVGEAPDGMSAIVAAGELHPDLVLLDVNLPDLDGFDVAARITSVLGAPAVVLTSSRDSSDFGPLVHRSGARGFIPKGELSGAALAELIR, from the coding sequence GTGAGCACCAAGGTCCTCATCGTCGACGACCACCCGACCTTCCGGTCGACCGCTCGCCTCCTGCTGGAGAGCGAGGGCTTCGACGTGGTCGGCGAGGCGCCCGACGGCATGAGCGCCATCGTCGCCGCGGGGGAGCTGCACCCCGATCTCGTGCTGCTCGACGTCAACCTGCCCGACCTCGACGGCTTCGACGTCGCCGCGCGCATCACGAGCGTGCTCGGCGCTCCGGCCGTCGTCCTGACCTCCAGCCGCGACAGCTCGGACTTCGGCCCGCTCGTGCATCGCAGCGGGGCCCGCGGCTTCATCCCGAAGGGAGAGCTCTCGGGCGCAGCCCTCGCGGAGCTGATCCGGTGA